In Candidatus Margulisiibacteriota bacterium, the following proteins share a genomic window:
- a CDS encoding UDP-N-acetylmuramoyl-tripeptide--D-alanyl-D-alanine ligase produces the protein MKFSIDSRTIQPGDIFIPVKGENFDGHAFIKEVLAKGAAKVLDVDLARYTAYYRQNKIKAKVIGVTGSAGKTTVKDMITAVLRTRYKVHKTKENENNEIGVPLTLLNSSLDCDFIVVEMAMRKKGEILGLAEIARPDYVLISSIGSTHIEFLGSKRNIALAKAEIFRFQKQKEKTYYTV, from the coding sequence ATGAAATTTTCTATAGATAGCAGAACTATACAGCCGGGTGATATTTTTATCCCTGTCAAAGGCGAAAATTTTGACGGCCACGCGTTTATTAAAGAAGTATTGGCAAAAGGTGCGGCCAAGGTGCTGGATGTGGACCTGGCCCGATATACCGCTTATTATCGCCAAAACAAGATCAAGGCCAAAGTTATCGGGGTAACAGGCAGCGCTGGTAAAACAACGGTTAAGGACATGATAACAGCGGTGCTTCGCACCCGTTATAAGGTTCATAAAACCAAAGAAAATGAAAATAACGAGATCGGTGTGCCTCTAACCCTGCTCAACTCATCTCTGGATTGTGATTTTATTGTGGTGGAAATGGCCATGCGTAAAAAAGGAGAGATTCTGGGCCTGGCAGAAATTGCCCGACCCGACTATGTGCTGATATCGAGCATCGGTTCAACGCATATCGAATTTCTGGGAAGCAAACGCAATATAGCCCTGGCCAAAGCAGAGATCTTCCGTTTTCAAAAACAAAAAGAAAAAACTTATTATACTGTT